The Xyrauchen texanus isolate HMW12.3.18 chromosome 28, RBS_HiC_50CHRs, whole genome shotgun sequence genome has a segment encoding these proteins:
- the LOC127622343 gene encoding ubiquitin carboxyl-terminal hydrolase 46-like isoform X2: MTVRNIASICNMGTNASALEKDIGPEQFPINEHYFGLVNFGNTCYCNSVLQALYFCRPFRENVLAYKVQQKKKENLLTCLADLFHSIATQKKKVGVIPPKKFISRLRKENDLFDNYMQQDAHEFLNYLLNTVADILQEEKKQEKQNGRLKNNSTDIATDTEPEQNKIEPSWVYDIFQGTLTNETRCLNCEMVSSKDEDFLDLSVDVEQNTSITHCLRGFSNTETLCSEYKYYCETCCSKQEAQKRMRVKKLPMILALHLKRFKYMEQLHRYTKLSYRVVFPLELRLFNTSGDAVNLDRMYDLVAVVVHCGRGHYITIVKSHGFWLLFDDDIVEKIDAQAIEEFYGLTSDISKNSESGYILFYQSRE; encoded by the exons ATGACAGTCAGAAATATCGCCTCCATTTGTAATATG GGCACCAATGCCTCTGCTCTGGAGAAAGACATTGGTCCAGAGCAGTTCCCCATTAATGAACACTACTTTGGATTGGTCAAT TTTGGGAACACATGTTACTGTAACTCAGTGCTCCAGGCTCTGTATTTCTGCCGGCCGTTCAGGGAGAATGTGTTGGCATATAAAGTTCAACAGAAGAAGAAGGAGAACCTTCTTACCTGTCTGGCCGACCTCTTCCACAGCATTGCAACGCAGAAGAAGAAGGTCGGCGTGATCCCGCCCAAGAAGTTCATTTCACGTCTGCGGAAGGAGAACG ACTTGTTTGATAACTACATGCAGCAGGACGCTCATGAGTTCCTGAACTACCTGCTGAACACAGTGGCTGACATCCTGCAAGAAGAGAAGAAACAAGAGAAACAGAATGGACGGCTGAAGAACAACAGCACTGACATTGCCACGGACACCGAGCCAGAACAGAACAAGATCGAGCCCAGCTGGGTTTATGATATCTTCCAGGGCACATTGACCAATGAGACACGCTGTCTTAACTGTGAGATG GTCAGTAGCAAGGATGAAGACTTCTTGGATCTGTCTGTAGATGTTGAGCAGAATACTTCAATAACACACTGTCTCAG GGGCTTTAGTAATACAGAGACCCTGTGCAGTGAATATAAATACTACTGTGAGACGTGCTGTAGCAAACAAGAGGCCCAGAAACG tATGCGTGTAAAGAAGCTACCCATGATCTTGGCTCTTCATTTGAAGCGGTTTAAGTACATGGAGCAGCTGCATCGGTACACTAAACTGAGTTATCGCGTGGTGTTTCCTCTGGAGCTCCGCCTATTCAACACCTCCGGAGATGCGGTCAATCTCGACCGCATGTATGACCTTGTCGCTGTGGTGGTCCACTGTGGAAG AGGGCATTACATCACCATTGTAAAGAGTCATGGCTTCTGGCTGCTGTTTGATGATGACATTGTAGAG AAAATTGACGCACAGGCAATAGAGGAGTTCTACGGTTTGACCTCTGATATTTCCAAGAACTCAGAGTCGGGATATATCCTGTTCTATCAGTCCAGAGAATGA
- the LOC127622343 gene encoding ubiquitin carboxyl-terminal hydrolase 46-like isoform X1 has translation MTVRNIASICNMGTNASALEKDIGPEQFPINEHYFGLVNFGNTCYCNSVLQALYFCRPFRENVLAYKVQQKKKENLLTCLADLFHSIATQKKKVGVIPPKKFISRLRKENDLFDNYMQQDAHEFLNYLLNTVADILQEEKKQEKQNGRLKNNSTDIATDTEPEQNKIEPSWVYDIFQGTLTNETRCLNCEMVSSKDEDFLDLSVDVEQNTSITHCLRGFSNTETLCSEYKYYCETCCSKQEAQKRMRVKKLPMILALHLKRFKYMEQLHRYTKLSYRVVFPLELRLFNTSGDAVNLDRMYDLVAVVVHCGSGPNRGHYITIVKSHGFWLLFDDDIVEKIDAQAIEEFYGLTSDISKNSESGYILFYQSRE, from the exons ATGACAGTCAGAAATATCGCCTCCATTTGTAATATG GGCACCAATGCCTCTGCTCTGGAGAAAGACATTGGTCCAGAGCAGTTCCCCATTAATGAACACTACTTTGGATTGGTCAAT TTTGGGAACACATGTTACTGTAACTCAGTGCTCCAGGCTCTGTATTTCTGCCGGCCGTTCAGGGAGAATGTGTTGGCATATAAAGTTCAACAGAAGAAGAAGGAGAACCTTCTTACCTGTCTGGCCGACCTCTTCCACAGCATTGCAACGCAGAAGAAGAAGGTCGGCGTGATCCCGCCCAAGAAGTTCATTTCACGTCTGCGGAAGGAGAACG ACTTGTTTGATAACTACATGCAGCAGGACGCTCATGAGTTCCTGAACTACCTGCTGAACACAGTGGCTGACATCCTGCAAGAAGAGAAGAAACAAGAGAAACAGAATGGACGGCTGAAGAACAACAGCACTGACATTGCCACGGACACCGAGCCAGAACAGAACAAGATCGAGCCCAGCTGGGTTTATGATATCTTCCAGGGCACATTGACCAATGAGACACGCTGTCTTAACTGTGAGATG GTCAGTAGCAAGGATGAAGACTTCTTGGATCTGTCTGTAGATGTTGAGCAGAATACTTCAATAACACACTGTCTCAG GGGCTTTAGTAATACAGAGACCCTGTGCAGTGAATATAAATACTACTGTGAGACGTGCTGTAGCAAACAAGAGGCCCAGAAACG tATGCGTGTAAAGAAGCTACCCATGATCTTGGCTCTTCATTTGAAGCGGTTTAAGTACATGGAGCAGCTGCATCGGTACACTAAACTGAGTTATCGCGTGGTGTTTCCTCTGGAGCTCCGCCTATTCAACACCTCCGGAGATGCGGTCAATCTCGACCGCATGTATGACCTTGTCGCTGTGGTGGTCCACTGTGGAAG tggccCAAACAGAGGGCATTACATCACCATTGTAAAGAGTCATGGCTTCTGGCTGCTGTTTGATGATGACATTGTAGAG AAAATTGACGCACAGGCAATAGAGGAGTTCTACGGTTTGACCTCTGATATTTCCAAGAACTCAGAGTCGGGATATATCCTGTTCTATCAGTCCAGAGAATGA